The following proteins are encoded in a genomic region of Cricetulus griseus strain 17A/GY chromosome 7, alternate assembly CriGri-PICRH-1.0, whole genome shotgun sequence:
- the LOC113836728 gene encoding LOW QUALITY PROTEIN: phosphoglycerate kinase 1-like (The sequence of the model RefSeq protein was modified relative to this genomic sequence to represent the inferred CDS: inserted 1 base in 1 codon; substituted 1 base at 1 genomic stop codon) — translation MXLSNKLTLDKLDVKGKWAVTRVDFNVPMKNNQITNNQRIKAAVPSIKFCLDNGAKSVVLMNHLGRPDGVPMPDKYSLEPVAAELKSLLGKDVLFLKDCVGPEVGNAFASPAAGTVILLENLRFHVEEEGKGKDDSGNKIKAEPDKIDAFRASLSKLGDVYVNDAFGTAHRAHSSMVGVNLPQKAGGFLMKKELNYFAKALESPESHFLAILGGAKVADKIQLINNMLDKVNEMIIGGGMAFTFLKVLNNMEIGTSLYDEEGAKMVKDLMAKAEKNGVKITLPVDFVTADKFDENAKTGXATVASGIPAGWMGLDCGTESSKKYADAVARAKQIVWNGPVGVFEWEAFARGTKSLMDEVVKTTSRACITIIGGGDTATCCAKWNTEDKVSHVSTGGSASLELLEGKVLPGVDALSNV, via the exons ATGTAGCTTTCTAACAAGCTGACTTTGGACAAGCTGGACGTGAAGGGGAAGTGGGCCGTGACGAGGGTGGACTTCAATGTTCCTATGAAGAACAATCAGATAACAAATAACCAAAGGATCAAGGCTGCTGTCCCAAGCATCAAATTCTGCTTGGACAATGGAGCCAAGTCAGTTGTCCTTATGAACCACTTGGGCCGGCCTGATGGTGTTCCCATGCCTGACAAGTACTCCTTAGAGCCAGTTGCTGCAGAACTCAAATCTCTGCTGGGCAAGGATGTTCTGTTCTTGAAGGACTGTGTGGGGCCAGAAGTAGGGAATGCCTTTGCCAGTCCAGCAGCTGGCACTGTCATCCTTCTGGAGAACCTCCGCTTTCAtgtagaggaagaagggaagggaaaagatgaTTCTGGCAACAAGATTAAAGCTGAGCCAGACAAAATTGATGCTTTCAGAGCCTCACTGTCCAAACTTGGGGATGTCTATGTCAATGATGCTTTTGGAACTGCACACCGAGCCCACAGCTCCATGGTGGGTGTGAATCTGCCACAGAAGGCTGGtggatttttgatgaagaaggaGCTGAACTACTTTGCCAAAGCTTTGGAGAGTCCTGAAAGCCACTTCCTGGCTATCTTGGGAGGAGCTAAAGTTGCAGACAAGATCCAGCTGATCAATAATATGCTGGACAAAGTCAATGAGATGATCATTGGTGGTGGAATGGCTTTCACCTTCCTTAAGGTGCTCAACAACATGGAGATTGGCACTTCTCTGTATGATGAAGAAGGGGCCAAGATGGTCAAAGATCTCATGGCCAAAGCCGAGAAAAATGGTGTGAAGATTACCTTGCCTGTTGATTTTGTCACTGCTGACAAATTTGATGAGAATGCCAAGACTG CAGCTACTGTGGCCTCTGGTATACCTGCTGGCTGGATGGGCTTGGACTGTGGTACTGAGAGCAGCAAGAAATATGCTGACGCTGTGGCTCGAGCTAAGCAGATTGTTTGGAATGGACCTGTTGGGGTTTTTGAATGGGAAGCTTTTGCAAGGGGAACCAAGTCCCTCATGGATGAGGTGGTAAAAACCACTTCTAGGGCTTGCATCACTATCATAGGTGGTGGAGACACTGCCACTTGCTGTGCCAAATGGAATACAGAGGATAAAGTCAGCCATGTCAGCACTGGGGGTAGTGCCAGTCTAGAGCTCCTGGAAGGTAAAGTCCTTCCTGGGGTGGATGCTCTCAGCAATGTTTAG